A section of the Pediococcus inopinatus genome encodes:
- the rplF gene encoding 50S ribosomal protein L6 has translation MSRIGYKAVEIPSGVEVKADGDQVTVKGPKGTLTRTVSTEITMTVKDNVVTFDRPSNDNKMRALHGATRANFNNMVDGVTKGYKKELQLVGVGYRAQLKGKTLVLNLGYSNPVELETPADIELEVPDNTHVNVSGISKQHVGDFAAEIRAVRSPEPYKGKGVRYVGEYVRLKEGKTGK, from the coding sequence TTGAGTCGTATTGGTTATAAAGCTGTAGAAATTCCATCAGGCGTTGAAGTTAAAGCCGATGGTGATCAAGTAACTGTCAAAGGTCCTAAGGGTACATTAACACGTACTGTTAGCACGGAAATCACAATGACTGTTAAAGACAATGTGGTTACGTTTGACCGCCCAAGTAATGATAATAAAATGCGTGCCTTACATGGTGCAACTCGTGCCAACTTCAATAACATGGTTGACGGAGTTACAAAGGGTTACAAGAAAGAACTACAATTGGTTGGTGTTGGATATCGTGCACAACTTAAAGGTAAGACTTTAGTTTTGAACTTAGGTTATTCCAACCCTGTTGAATTAGAAACTCCTGCTGATATTGAGTTAGAAGTTCCTGACAATACACACGTTAATGTTAGTGGAATTAGCAAACAACATGTTGGCGATTTTGCTGCTGAAATTCGTGCCGTTCGTTCTCCAGAACCTTATAAAGGTAAAGGTGTTCGCTATGTTGGCGAATATGTTCGTCTTAAAGAAGGTAAAACTGGTAAGTAA
- the secY gene encoding preprotein translocase subunit SecY, with protein sequence MLSTIKNAFKVKDIRNKILFTLGVLIVYRLGAYITVPGINAKALQSVASSGLVGILNTFSGGGLSNYSIFAMGVSPYITAQIVIQLLQMDIVPRFVEWSKQGEVGRRKLNQATRYLTIILAFVQSVGITAGFNALSSLNLVENPSVQTYITIGLILTGGTMLATWLGDMITDRGLGNGVSILIFAGIIARTPTSMYQIYQEQFVDTAKSDWWSSFLFVGALIIAVLVIVIFVTWVQQASRRVPIQYTRRASGASDSSYLPLKVNVAGVIPVIFASSFIATPQTILMAFANNHAQDTWYKVLSDVFNMQTTDGAILYTFLIVVFTFFYAFVQVNPEKLAENLQKQGSYIPGVWPGHETQSYVSQLLIRLSVVGSLFLGLVSLIPLIAQDLWNLDESIGLGGTSLLIVVGVAIEIISQIDGLMMKREYVGFIRTPEQTD encoded by the coding sequence ATGCTATCGACTATCAAAAACGCTTTTAAAGTAAAGGATATTAGAAATAAAATTCTGTTTACACTAGGTGTTTTGATTGTTTATCGTTTAGGTGCGTATATCACAGTTCCTGGGATTAACGCCAAAGCATTACAAAGTGTTGCTTCCTCCGGATTGGTTGGCATTCTAAATACATTTAGTGGTGGTGGCCTATCCAATTACTCTATTTTTGCGATGGGGGTTTCCCCATATATCACGGCTCAAATTGTTATTCAACTTTTACAAATGGACATCGTGCCCAGATTTGTAGAGTGGAGTAAACAAGGAGAGGTTGGACGTCGAAAGCTAAATCAAGCTACAAGATATTTAACTATTATCTTGGCATTTGTTCAGTCAGTCGGAATTACAGCCGGATTTAATGCTTTAAGTAGTTTAAATCTAGTCGAAAATCCAAGTGTTCAAACTTACATTACAATTGGATTGATTTTGACTGGTGGTACAATGTTAGCAACTTGGTTGGGTGATATGATTACTGACCGGGGCCTCGGAAACGGGGTTTCAATTCTAATTTTTGCCGGGATTATTGCTCGGACACCAACAAGTATGTATCAAATTTATCAAGAACAATTTGTCGATACGGCAAAAAGTGATTGGTGGAGCAGTTTCTTATTCGTTGGTGCGCTGATTATCGCAGTTTTAGTTATTGTTATATTTGTCACTTGGGTTCAACAAGCTAGTCGTCGTGTGCCAATTCAGTACACTCGCCGTGCTTCTGGAGCTTCAGACAGCAGTTACTTACCGTTAAAGGTTAACGTAGCTGGTGTTATCCCTGTTATTTTTGCAAGTTCGTTTATCGCAACGCCTCAAACTATTTTGATGGCTTTTGCGAATAACCATGCGCAAGATACTTGGTACAAAGTGTTGTCAGATGTATTCAATATGCAGACAACAGATGGTGCAATTCTATATACTTTCTTGATTGTTGTATTCACATTCTTCTATGCTTTTGTTCAGGTTAATCCGGAAAAGCTGGCAGAGAATCTTCAAAAACAAGGGAGTTATATTCCTGGAGTTTGGCCTGGTCATGAGACGCAGAGTTATGTATCTCAACTTTTGATTCGTTTATCAGTTGTGGGTTCGTTATTCTTAGGATTAGTTTCACTAATTCCTTTAATTGCGCAAGACCTGTGGAACTTAGATGAATCAATTGGATTAGGCGGAACGAGTTTACTAATTGTTGTTGGTGTTGCGATTGAAATTATCAGTCAAATTGATGGCTTAATGATGAAGCGTGAATACGTCGGATTTATTAGGACACCAGAGCAAACCGATTAA
- the infA gene encoding translation initiation factor IF-1 translates to MAKDNVIEIEGKVKETLPNAMFKVELENGHEILAHVSGKIRMHYIRILPGDKVTVEMSPYDLSKGRITYRFR, encoded by the coding sequence GTGGCAAAAGATAATGTCATTGAAATTGAAGGTAAAGTTAAAGAAACTTTACCGAACGCGATGTTTAAGGTGGAACTCGAAAACGGTCATGAGATATTGGCACATGTTTCTGGAAAAATTCGGATGCATTATATTCGTATTCTTCCAGGTGACAAAGTAACTGTGGAAATGTCACCATATGACCTTTCAAAGGGTCGTATTACCTATCGTTTCAGATAA
- the rpmC gene encoding 50S ribosomal protein L29 has protein sequence MKAKEINELTTDEMLKKEQDYKDELFNLRFQLATGQLENTARLKQVRKNIARIKTVLRQKELSK, from the coding sequence ATGAAGGCTAAAGAAATTAATGAATTAACCACTGATGAGATGCTTAAAAAGGAGCAAGATTATAAAGATGAGCTTTTCAATTTACGTTTCCAATTGGCTACTGGTCAATTAGAAAATACAGCTCGTTTAAAGCAAGTTCGTAAGAACATTGCCCGAATCAAAACTGTTTTACGTCAAAAAGAGTTAAGTAAGTAG
- a CDS encoding adenylate kinase codes for MSTLNLVLMGLPGAGKGTQAQKIVDEFEIPHISTGDIFRAAMKNETEMGLEAKKYIDQGNLVPDSVTDGIVADRLAEDDTKVGFMLDGYPRNLEQAQALDSMTAKLNKPISAVINIHVDADVLVERLSGRFICKNCGATYHKLYNKPKVEGTCDVCGHHEFYQREDDKPETVKNRIEVNTKLNTPLIDFYNDKKLLYTVNGDQDINDVYREIQKVLRAI; via the coding sequence ATGTCTACACTTAATCTTGTATTAATGGGATTACCTGGTGCTGGTAAAGGTACGCAAGCACAAAAAATAGTTGATGAATTTGAAATTCCTCATATTTCCACGGGTGACATTTTCCGTGCAGCAATGAAAAATGAAACTGAAATGGGACTTGAAGCAAAAAAATACATTGACCAAGGTAATTTAGTTCCTGATTCTGTTACAGACGGTATTGTGGCGGATCGTTTAGCTGAAGACGATACAAAAGTCGGCTTTATGCTGGATGGATACCCAAGAAATCTCGAGCAGGCACAGGCATTGGATTCAATGACTGCAAAGCTTAATAAGCCAATTAGTGCAGTTATCAACATTCATGTTGATGCAGATGTGCTAGTTGAACGTTTGTCAGGTCGATTCATCTGTAAGAACTGTGGTGCAACTTATCATAAGTTGTACAACAAGCCTAAGGTAGAAGGAACTTGTGACGTTTGTGGTCACCATGAATTTTACCAACGTGAAGATGATAAACCCGAAACCGTAAAAAATCGTATTGAGGTTAATACAAAGCTGAATACACCACTCATTGATTTTTATAATGATAAGAAATTATTGTATACAGTTAATGGTGATCAAGATATCAACGATGTATACCGAGAAATTCAAAAGGTATTACGAGCTATTTAA
- the rpsH gene encoding 30S ribosomal protein S8: MSMTDPIADFLTRIRNANMVRHESLEVPASKIKRDIAEILKNEGFIKNIEYVDDDKQGIIRVFLKYGKNKERVITGLKRISKPGLRSYVKADDVPKVLNGLGIAIISTSEGVITDKEARAKKVGGEVLAYIW; this comes from the coding sequence ATGTCTATGACTGATCCTATTGCAGATTTCTTAACACGTATTCGTAACGCCAACATGGTGCGTCATGAATCATTGGAAGTTCCTGCATCAAAAATCAAACGAGATATTGCTGAAATTCTTAAGAATGAAGGCTTTATCAAAAATATCGAATATGTCGATGACGACAAACAAGGTATTATTCGTGTATTTCTTAAATATGGTAAAAACAAAGAACGCGTTATTACTGGCTTGAAACGTATTTCAAAACCTGGTTTACGTTCATATGTTAAAGCTGATGACGTACCTAAGGTCTTAAACGGTTTAGGTATTGCTATTATTTCAACATCTGAGGGTGTAATCACTGATAAAGAGGCTCGTGCCAAAAAAGTCGGTGGCGAAGTTTTAGCTTACATTTGGTAA
- the rplP gene encoding 50S ribosomal protein L16 — protein sequence MLVPKRVKFRRVHRGKMRGAAKGGKTVTFGDFGLQALDSHWISNRQIEAARVAMNRHMKRGGKVWIKIFPHKSYTSKGVGVRMGNGKGTPEGWVAPVKREKVMFEVGGVDEETARESLRLASMKLPVRTKIIKREEVGGESDEG from the coding sequence ATGCTAGTACCAAAACGAGTTAAGTTCCGTCGTGTGCATCGTGGTAAGATGCGTGGTGCCGCAAAAGGCGGTAAAACTGTTACATTCGGCGATTTTGGTTTACAGGCTTTAGATTCACATTGGATCTCAAACCGTCAAATTGAAGCAGCCCGTGTTGCTATGAACCGTCACATGAAACGTGGCGGTAAAGTTTGGATCAAAATTTTCCCTCATAAGTCTTACACTTCAAAAGGTGTAGGTGTTCGTATGGGTAATGGTAAAGGTACTCCCGAAGGTTGGGTAGCACCAGTGAAACGCGAAAAAGTGATGTTTGAAGTTGGTGGTGTTGATGAAGAAACTGCACGTGAATCATTACGTCTTGCTTCAATGAAATTACCAGTAAGAACAAAGATCATCAAACGCGAGGAAGTAGGTGGCGAATCAGATGAAGGCTAA
- the rpsC gene encoding 30S ribosomal protein S3 has protein sequence MGQKVNPNGFRVGIIRDWEAKWYAEKDFANYLREDLQIRKFISTKLADASVSNVEIERAANRVNVSIHTAKPGMVIGKGGSEVESLRKQLNELTGKRVHINIIEIKKPDLDAKLVGENIAAQLEGRVAFRRAMKQAMQRTMRSGAKGIKTQVAGRLNGADMSRVEHYSEGTVPLHTLRADVDYAWVEASTTYGRLGVKTWIYRGEILPEAKSSKGNSKEQGGK, from the coding sequence GTGGGTCAAAAAGTAAATCCAAATGGATTTCGTGTTGGTATCATCCGTGACTGGGAAGCAAAATGGTATGCTGAAAAAGATTTTGCTAACTACTTGCGTGAAGATTTACAAATTCGTAAATTCATCTCAACTAAGCTTGCCGACGCATCTGTTTCCAATGTAGAAATCGAACGTGCTGCAAATCGCGTTAACGTTTCTATCCATACCGCAAAACCAGGTATGGTCATTGGAAAAGGCGGATCCGAAGTAGAAAGCTTACGGAAACAATTAAATGAGCTTACAGGTAAACGAGTTCATATTAATATTATTGAAATTAAGAAACCTGATTTAGATGCTAAATTAGTTGGCGAAAACATTGCTGCTCAACTAGAAGGCCGTGTCGCTTTCCGTCGAGCAATGAAACAAGCAATGCAACGTACAATGCGTTCAGGCGCTAAGGGTATCAAAACCCAAGTTGCTGGACGATTAAACGGAGCAGATATGTCCCGTGTTGAGCATTACTCTGAAGGAACAGTACCTTTGCACACATTACGTGCTGACGTTGATTATGCTTGGGTCGAAGCAAGCACAACATACGGTCGTTTAGGTGTTAAAACTTGGATCTACCGTGGAGAAATCTTGCCAGAAGCAAAGAGTTCCAAAGGAAATTCTAAAGAACAAGGAGGGAAATAA
- the rplE gene encoding 50S ribosomal protein L5 encodes MSNRLKEKYVKEVTPGLMKKFEYTSVMQTPKVDKIVLNMGVGDATTNAKNLDEAVEELTLISGQKPLVTKAKKSIAGFRLREGMSIGAKVTLRGERMYDFLDKLINVSLPRVRDFHGISAKAFDGRGNYTLGVREQLIFPEIDYDNVNHVRGLDIVIVTTAETDEESRELLAQMGMPFEK; translated from the coding sequence ATGTCTAACCGATTAAAAGAAAAATATGTTAAAGAAGTTACCCCAGGACTCATGAAGAAGTTTGAATATACTTCAGTTATGCAAACACCTAAGGTTGATAAAATCGTCTTGAACATGGGTGTTGGTGATGCAACAACAAATGCTAAAAACCTTGATGAGGCTGTTGAAGAATTAACTTTAATCTCTGGTCAAAAACCATTGGTTACAAAAGCTAAAAAATCAATTGCTGGTTTCCGTTTACGTGAAGGTATGTCTATTGGTGCAAAAGTTACGCTTCGTGGCGAACGTATGTATGACTTCTTAGATAAGTTAATCAACGTTTCTTTACCACGTGTTCGTGATTTCCACGGTATCAGTGCTAAAGCATTTGATGGTCGTGGTAACTATACACTTGGGGTTCGTGAACAATTAATCTTCCCTGAAATTGATTATGATAATGTTAACCATGTACGTGGTTTAGATATTGTTATCGTAACAACCGCAGAGACAGATGAAGAATCTCGTGAATTGTTGGCACAAATGGGAATGCCATTCGAAAAGTAA
- the rplN gene encoding 50S ribosomal protein L14 — translation MIQQESRLKVADNSGAREILVIKVLGGSRVKFGYIGDIIVATVKQATPGGVVKKGDVVKAVVVRTKTGAHRADGSYIKFDENAAVLIKDDKSPQGTRIFGPVARELRDKDFMKIVSLAPEVL, via the coding sequence GTGATCCAACAAGAAAGTCGTTTAAAAGTTGCTGATAATTCTGGAGCACGTGAGATTTTAGTAATTAAAGTTTTGGGTGGTTCTCGTGTTAAATTTGGTTATATTGGTGATATTATTGTTGCTACTGTCAAACAAGCAACACCAGGTGGCGTTGTCAAAAAGGGTGACGTTGTCAAGGCTGTAGTTGTTCGGACAAAAACTGGTGCACATCGTGCTGATGGCTCATACATCAAATTTGATGAAAATGCTGCAGTTTTAATTAAAGATGATAAGAGCCCACAAGGAACACGTATCTTTGGCCCCGTTGCACGTGAATTGCGTGACAAAGATTTCATGAAGATTGTTTCTTTGGCCCCTGAAGTATTGTAA
- the rpsE gene encoding 30S ribosomal protein S5 encodes MSNYIDPEKLDLEDRVVSINRVTKVVKGGRRLRFAALVVVGDKNGHVGFGTGKAQEVPEAIRKAVENATKSLVQVPIIGTTIPHEIIGEFGGGRILLKPAEEGSGVAAGGAVRAVMELAGVDDVTSKRLGSNTPVNVIRATFEGLKGLRSAEEIAALRGVSADHLAE; translated from the coding sequence ATGTCGAATTATATCGATCCAGAAAAGTTAGACTTGGAAGACCGTGTTGTTTCTATCAATCGTGTAACAAAGGTTGTTAAAGGTGGACGTCGTCTTCGTTTTGCTGCTTTAGTTGTTGTTGGCGATAAAAATGGTCACGTTGGTTTTGGTACTGGTAAGGCTCAAGAAGTTCCAGAAGCTATTCGTAAAGCCGTTGAAAATGCTACAAAGAGTTTGGTCCAGGTACCAATTATTGGCACAACCATCCCTCACGAAATCATCGGTGAGTTTGGTGGCGGACGAATTTTGTTGAAGCCTGCTGAAGAAGGTTCTGGTGTTGCAGCCGGTGGTGCTGTTCGTGCCGTTATGGAACTTGCAGGAGTTGATGATGTTACAAGTAAACGTTTAGGTTCAAATACACCTGTTAACGTTATTCGTGCAACATTTGAAGGCTTAAAAGGTTTACGTAGTGCTGAGGAAATTGCTGCTTTACGTGGCGTTTCAGCAGATCACTTGGCTGAATAA
- the rpmJ gene encoding 50S ribosomal protein L36: MKVRPSVKPMCEHCKVIKRKGRVMVICSANPKHKQRQGK, encoded by the coding sequence ATGAAAGTACGTCCATCAGTAAAACCAATGTGTGAACATTGTAAAGTAATTAAACGTAAAGGACGCGTTATGGTTATTTGCTCAGCAAATCCAAAACACAAACAACGTCAAGGAAAATAA
- the rplR gene encoding 50S ribosomal protein L18, whose amino-acid sequence MKIVISKPDKNKTRQKRHLRVRSKISGTAECPRLNVYRSNKNIYAQVIDDVAGVTLASASTLDSEVSEGSKAEQASSVGALVAKRAAAKKIEKVVFDRGGYLYHGRVEALAEAARENGLKF is encoded by the coding sequence GTGAAAATTGTGATTTCAAAACCAGATAAGAATAAAACACGTCAAAAGCGTCATTTACGTGTTCGTAGCAAGATTTCTGGGACTGCAGAGTGCCCACGCTTAAATGTATATCGTTCAAATAAAAACATCTACGCTCAAGTAATTGACGACGTAGCGGGTGTAACGCTAGCAAGTGCCTCAACATTGGACAGTGAAGTTAGTGAAGGTTCAAAAGCTGAACAAGCAAGTTCTGTTGGTGCTTTAGTTGCAAAACGAGCAGCAGCAAAGAAAATCGAAAAGGTCGTTTTTGATCGTGGCGGTTACTTATACCACGGACGAGTTGAAGCATTAGCTGAAGCAGCTCGTGAAAATGGACTTAAATTCTAA
- the rplV gene encoding 50S ribosomal protein L22 — translation MAEQVTSAHATAKTVRIAARKVRLVVDLIRGKSVAEAIATLKFTPRGASPVVEKVLMSAVANAENNFDLDREDLVVSEAYVNEGPTLKRFRPRAKGSASPINKRTSHITVVVSEK, via the coding sequence ATGGCTGAACAAGTAACATCTGCACATGCAACTGCAAAAACTGTTCGCATTGCCGCTCGTAAGGTTCGTTTAGTAGTTGATCTTATTAGAGGAAAAAGCGTCGCAGAAGCAATTGCAACTCTTAAATTTACACCAAGAGGCGCATCGCCAGTAGTAGAAAAAGTTTTAATGTCTGCTGTAGCGAATGCTGAAAATAACTTTGATTTAGATCGCGAAGATTTGGTTGTAAGTGAAGCTTATGTCAATGAAGGACCAACGTTAAAACGTTTCCGTCCACGGGCAAAAGGTTCTGCTTCACCAATCAACAAGAGAACAAGTCATATTACAGTAGTCGTATCTGAGAAATAG
- a CDS encoding type Z 30S ribosomal protein S14 — MAKKSLVIKSQRPAKYSTQNYTRCERCGRPHSVYRKFHLCRICLRELAHEGQIPGMKKASW; from the coding sequence TTGGCAAAAAAATCATTAGTTATTAAGAGTCAACGTCCTGCAAAGTATTCGACACAGAACTACACACGTTGTGAACGTTGTGGCCGTCCACACTCTGTATATCGTAAATTTCATCTTTGCCGTATTTGCCTTCGCGAATTAGCTCATGAAGGCCAAATTCCTGGCATGAAAAAAGCAAGCTGGTAA
- the rpsK gene encoding 30S ribosomal protein S11 — protein sequence MATRKTSRKRRVRKNIEAGVAHIHSTFNNTLVMITDPQGNAVAWSSAGSLGFKGSRKSTPFAAQMAAEAAAKAAMEHGMKSVEVAVKGPGSGREAAIRALQSTGLEVSAIRDVTPVPHNGSRPPKRRRV from the coding sequence TTGGCAACCAGAAAAACTTCTCGTAAACGTCGAGTAAGAAAGAACATCGAAGCTGGAGTGGCACATATTCACTCAACTTTTAACAATACATTAGTTATGATTACAGATCCTCAAGGAAATGCTGTTGCATGGTCATCAGCAGGTTCACTTGGATTCAAAGGTAGTCGTAAGTCGACTCCATTTGCTGCCCAAATGGCTGCAGAAGCTGCAGCTAAAGCAGCTATGGAACATGGAATGAAATCCGTTGAAGTTGCTGTTAAGGGTCCTGGTTCTGGTCGTGAAGCTGCTATTCGGGCACTCCAATCCACTGGATTAGAAGTATCCGCAATTCGCGATGTCACACCAGTTCCTCATAATGGTTCTCGTCCTCCAAAGCGCCGTCGTGTATAG
- the rplX gene encoding 50S ribosomal protein L24 yields MFVKNGDKVRVISGKEKGKEGTITKILAKQNRVVVKDVNKVKKHQKASNTNPQGGIIDVEAAIDASNVMLIDPSTNEPTRVGYKVVDGKKVRFAKKSGETIDK; encoded by the coding sequence ATGTTCGTAAAAAATGGTGACAAAGTTCGCGTAATTAGCGGCAAAGAAAAGGGCAAGGAAGGAACAATTACAAAAATCCTTGCTAAACAAAATCGCGTTGTTGTAAAAGACGTAAACAAAGTTAAAAAACATCAAAAAGCTAGCAACACTAATCCCCAAGGTGGCATTATTGATGTTGAAGCAGCAATTGATGCTTCAAACGTGATGTTAATTGATCCATCTACAAATGAACCTACTCGTGTAGGCTATAAAGTAGTAGACGGTAAAAAAGTACGTTTTGCCAAAAAATCTGGCGAAACAATCGATAAATAA
- the rplO gene encoding 50S ribosomal protein L15, whose translation MKLNELKPSEGSRRERNRLGRGTSSGNGKTSGRGQKGQKARSKVRLGFEGGQMPLYRRIPKRGFTNINRKEYAIVNLNDLNAFDEGAEITPEALLKAGAVKKALSGVKVLGSGELSKKLTVKANKFSESAVKAIEAAGGKTEVI comes from the coding sequence ATGAAGTTAAATGAATTAAAACCTAGCGAAGGTTCACGTCGCGAACGTAACCGTCTTGGCCGTGGAACATCATCTGGTAATGGTAAAACATCTGGTCGTGGTCAAAAGGGACAAAAAGCACGTAGCAAGGTTCGTTTGGGCTTTGAAGGTGGGCAAATGCCACTTTATCGTCGTATTCCAAAACGTGGATTTACTAACATTAACCGTAAGGAATATGCGATCGTTAATCTTAATGACTTAAACGCCTTTGATGAGGGTGCAGAAATTACACCTGAAGCACTTTTAAAGGCTGGAGCTGTTAAGAAAGCACTTAGCGGTGTTAAAGTTCTTGGTAGTGGTGAGTTATCAAAGAAACTTACAGTTAAGGCTAACAAGTTCTCAGAAAGTGCAGTAAAAGCAATTGAAGCTGCAGGCGGCAAAACTGAGGTGATTTAA
- the rpmD gene encoding 50S ribosomal protein L30 produces the protein MAQLKITLIKSAVHRLPKQRKIVKELGLGRVNSSVVLPNNEATRGAIFLIAHLIEVEEVK, from the coding sequence ATGGCTCAATTAAAAATTACACTTATTAAAAGTGCGGTACATCGCCTCCCAAAGCAACGCAAAATTGTTAAAGAATTAGGTTTGGGACGGGTTAACAGCTCAGTTGTCTTACCTAATAATGAGGCGACTCGTGGTGCAATTTTCCTTATTGCCCATTTAATCGAAGTTGAAGAAGTTAAATAA
- the rpsM gene encoding 30S ribosomal protein S13, with amino-acid sequence MARIAGVDLPRDKRIVIALTYIFGIGNTTAVKILKDAGVSEDVRVRDLAADDEDKVRAQVDNYRVEGDLRRSVSLDIKRLQEIGSYRGMRHRRGLPVRGQNTKNNARTRKGKKVSIAGRKK; translated from the coding sequence ATGGCTCGTATTGCAGGTGTTGATTTACCACGTGATAAACGAATCGTGATTGCTTTAACATATATTTTTGGTATCGGAAATACAACAGCTGTCAAGATCTTAAAGGATGCAGGTGTCTCTGAAGATGTCCGTGTTCGTGATCTTGCTGCTGATGATGAAGATAAAGTTCGTGCACAAGTAGATAACTATCGTGTAGAAGGAGATCTTCGTCGTTCAGTAAGTCTTGATATCAAACGTCTTCAAGAAATCGGTTCATACCGTGGCATGCGTCATCGTCGTGGACTTCCAGTTCGTGGTCAAAACACGAAGAACAACGCACGAACTCGTAAAGGCAAAAAGGTATCAATTGCCGGTAGAAAGAAATAA
- the rpsS gene encoding 30S ribosomal protein S19, with protein MGRSLKKGPFADEHLLKKIDAQKDQEKKSVIKTWSRRSTIFPSFIGYTIAVYDGRKHVPVYIQDDMVGHKLGEFVPTRTFHGHGNGTDDKKTTAK; from the coding sequence ATGGGTCGTAGTTTAAAAAAAGGACCATTTGCAGATGAACATCTTTTGAAAAAGATCGATGCACAAAAAGATCAAGAAAAGAAATCTGTAATTAAAACATGGTCACGTCGTTCTACAATTTTCCCAAGTTTTATCGGTTATACAATTGCTGTCTATGATGGCAGAAAGCATGTCCCAGTTTATATTCAAGATGACATGGTTGGCCATAAGCTTGGCGAGTTTGTACCAACGCGTACATTCCATGGTCATGGTAATGGTACCGACGATAAAAAGACAACTGCTAAATAA
- the rpsQ gene encoding 30S ribosomal protein S17, whose product MSEERNARKVYQGKVISDKMEKTITVEISTTKKHPVYGKRVKYSKKIKAHDENNEAKIGDVVKVMETRPLSATKRFRLIDIVEKAVII is encoded by the coding sequence ATGAGTGAGGAACGTAACGCTCGTAAAGTATATCAAGGTAAAGTTATTTCCGATAAAATGGAAAAAACTATTACTGTTGAGATTAGTACTACCAAAAAACATCCTGTTTATGGCAAACGTGTTAAATATTCAAAGAAAATTAAAGCACATGATGAAAATAATGAAGCTAAAATTGGCGATGTCGTAAAAGTTATGGAAACCCGTCCGTTGTCCGCAACAAAACGTTTCCGTTTAATTGATATTGTTGAAAAAGCAGTTATTATCTAA